The Devosia sp. 1566 sequence CAACCCGAAAGAATGCCCTGCTTCCTCAGCGATGAAGGCGAAGACGGCACCTGGTTTGGTTTCCCGCAAATCGGCGTTGATGGCGTCAAGATCGGCAAGCACTGCCATTTTTTCGAGCCAATCGATCCAGACCAGGCCAATCCGCCCGTCACTCACGCGGACATGGATCTCCTCGACGCCTTCGCCGCACGCCGAATGCCGGAGGTCGCAACCACACGGATCAAAGCGGTCACCTGCCGCTACACCATGCTTCCGGGCGAAAATTTCCTCATCGACCTTCTGCCAGCCGATCCTCGCGTTATCGTGTGCTCCGCCTGCTCCGGCCACGGGTTCAAATTCGCCAGTGTCATTGGAGAAATCCTTGCCGATCTGGCGCTGGATGGCGGCACTACCCTGCCCATAGCGCCCTTCACGTTCGACCGGCACATGGTGGGGTAAAGCCTGCTACCCTGAGGCGGAGGTGAAGTTTCTCGGAAGCATGAACCAGAGTGGCAGCTTTCCAGTACTGCACTGCACCGCACTGATTTGCTTTACGTCTGCAACCGGGGGCACGCTGCCGAGCAGAAAAGCGCCCCCTTCTTGGTCATTTTCGAGAGCTGCAGCTGGCACACAAAAGCGGACATAGACGTATTGCCGCCGAGTAGAGCGGATCAGGGCAATACCCAAGCTCTAGATCACCGCCGCCCTGGGCCGATAAGTCTCTTCCAGCTCCGCGACGTCTTCCGTGCTGAGCTTCAGCGCCAGTGCCGCAACGGCGTCGTCTAGGTGATGCGGTTTGGACGCGCCGATGATGGGCGCAGTGACGACGGGGTTTTGCAGAACCCAGGCGAGAGCGACCTGAGACATGGCGACGCCGTGGCGCTGGGCGACGCTCTGAACGGCGTCTACGATGCCATGGTCCATTTCGGCAGTGTCGCCATAGACTTTGGGAATGACATTGTCCGTCCCTGAGCGACCGGTGACCTGGCCCCATGGTCGGGTGAGCAGCCCCCTGCCCTGCGGGCTCCAGGGAATGACGCCAACGCCCTGATCCGCGCAAAGCGGCAGCATCTCACGCTCTTCCTCGCGGTAGAGGAGGCTTAGCTGGTTCTGCATCGAGACGAACGGCGTCCAGCCGTTCATTTTGGCGACATACTGGGCCTTGGAAAATTGCCAGGCCGACATGGATGAGGCTCCGATATAGGTGGCCTTTCCCGAGCGCACGACGTCGTGCAGCGCCTCCATCGTCTCTTCAATGGGGGTGTCGTTGTCCCAGCGGTGGATCTGATACAGGTCGACGTAATCGGTTTGCAGGCGAATGAGTGACGCATCGATCTCACGCATGATTGCCCGGCGTGACAGTCCGGTGGCGTTGGCATCGGTTCGACGGGTTGCGCCGTTGACCTTGGTGGCGAGGACGACGTCCTCCCGTCGCACAAAGTCCTTCAACGCGCGCCCCAGGATTTCCTCGGAACTGCCGTCGGAATAAACGTTTGCCGTATCGAAAAAGGTGATGCCGAGGTCAAGCGCTTGGCGGATAAAGGGACGACTTTGGTCCTCAGGCAGCGTCCATGGGTGGTTCCCCTGGTCAGCTGCCCCATAGGTCATGCAGCCGAGGCAGAGCCGCGAGACTTTGAGACCGCTAGTGCCCATTCGCTTGTGGTCCAAAGTCGCTCTCCCGATACCTGTGTTTGGTCCAGGCAAGGGTAAGGCTTAGTGGCGCCGGATGTATAGGACTATTCAGCGGGCCAGCGTGGCCCGCGTTCCAAGGACACGGCTGTTGCCGGACAGAACCAGCGTAGAATGGCGGAACATGCGCTTGGCGCCGCGCAGCGGCGGATGAGAAACCAAGCAATAGCTTCAATGGTGACGACTGCCGATAATAATGCGCCCCCTTTCGGTCATGCGCACGAGCTGCGGAAATTCCCAATAGCAGCCGTTGTGTCTAACCACCATGACGATGGTACCTAGAACACTAGATAGGTACCTCAGCGGCAACGGCAGCTCCTGTAGGTTGCCATTAAGCGAGATGTCCTTGATGATCGGATGTCGGTGACGCTCCGTCAAAATGCCAAATGCTCAGTCCTGCAAAAACGCTGATTGGGATCAAGCGGACATCCGCGTTGCCGATACATCGCGGACGGGTGGCATGCCGAACATGCGGCGGTATTCGCGCGTGAACTGTGGCACGCTTTCATAGCCGACAGCATACGCCGCAGTGCTGGCAGAGGCACCCTCTGCGACCATTTGTCGACGGGCCTCAATCAGCCGTAGCTGCTTTTGAAACTGCAGTGGCGAGAGCGACGTCACCTGACGGAAATGTTGATGAAAGGACGAGAGGCTCATGCCGGCCACAGCGGCAAGTTTTTCGACCGGCAGCGGCTGAGCGAAGTCGGAGCGTAGCACTGCCACCGCCTTGGCGATGCGCTGGATGTTGCTATCGGGCCAGCCAAGGCGCCGAATGGCCGAGCCGTGGCGGCCTGCCAACAACCAATAATGCATCTCGCGCAGGAGCAGCATTTTGAGCACGGGAATCGAGGCCGGGCGTTCGAGCAAATGCAGCAACCGCCGAGCCGCGTCAGCAACTTCAGCATGGGTCGGTTCGGTTCGGATCGGCGCAGCGTCAGCCACCGGGGCCAGTCTCATCTCGACGCTAAGCTCTGTCAGCAGCGCCCGTTCGAGGTCCAGCACCAGCGAGAAATAAGGCCGGCCGACGCTAGCTTCAGTGATCTGGCTGATTGTCGGCACGTCGGCGGTGACAACGAGCGAATCTCCTGCTCCGAAATCGAAGACGTCGTTGCCCATGGTGACGCGCTTCTGCCCTTGAACCACAAGTGCCACGAGCGGCTTCGAGACTGCGTATTGCAAGGCACTTGGCCGGGTGGCGCGGATCAGTGTCAGACCTGGAATGGGCGTCACGGCAATGCCATCCGAATCGGCATGAGCATTGGCGTAACGCGCGACAGCATCGAGCAAAGCTTGGGTCACCGTGGCGCTCTCCTCCTTGGATGCTGCCGGCACTCTAGGGTGGGCTCGATGGCGCGTAAAGTCAGTTTAGAGGATTAGGCAAAGTTCAGCGAGTTCCGGCAAAGCGGCCGAGTCTCTTTAGGCAAGTATCTGCCACCCAATCAGCCCTGCTGCGGCAAGGCAAGCCAAGGAGGACAAGATGAGCCAACTCGCTCGCGTATTGATGCTGACAGCAACGGCTTTGCCGAATTGATGGGGCCGCATGCCGGACGATCTGCCGCGCTCTTGCGCCGCAGTGGTTGGTGCCATTTTCGCCTGACTGGTTTTATCCGATCGAGCAAGACAGGCGCAGAATTGAGCAAAACGTCCGCTCCCCGCACTCGTAAGTTCAATTCATCAAAGCCTAGGAGACTTCTATGTCCAAGATTGCACTCGTTACAGGTTCCAGCCGCGGCCTCGGTCGCAACACCGCCCTGTCAATCGCCCGCCGTGGCGGAGATGTTATTGTGACCTATCGCTCCGGCGCCCAAGAGGCAGCCAAGGTGGTCGACGAGATCGAGGTCTTGGGCCGCAAGGCGGTCGCTATACGGCTCGATGTGGCCAGTGTTTCGAGCTTCGCGGGCTTTGTTGAGCAGCTAAAGGCTGCGCTTTCCGCGACCTGGGACCGCGATACTTTCGACCACCTCATCAATAATGCCGGACATGGTGACATGGGAATGCTCGCCGAGACCACCGAAGCCCAGTTCGACGCCCTGGTTGACGTCCATTTCAAGGGCGTCTTTTTTCTCACCCAGGCACTATTGCCGGTGCTCGCCGATGGCGGCCGCATCGTCAATATCTCGACGGGGCTCACACGCGTTTCCTATCCAGGGTTCTCGGCTTATTCGGCGGTCAAGGGGGCCATCGAGACACTCACGATCTACATGGCTAAGGAACTGGCAGTCCGCGGGATCACCGCCAATGTTGTCGCGCCCGGCGCTATCGAGACCGACTTTCTGGGCGGCGCGGTCCGCGACACGCCTGACCTCAACACGGCTTTCGCCGGGATGATCGCGCTGGGTCGGGTGGGCGTGCCCGATGATATCGGTCCGATGATCTCGAGCCTCCTGAGCGAAGACAATCGTTGGATCACCGGTGAGCGCATCGAAGTCTCGGGGGGCCAGGTGATCTAACAAGGCGCAAGGGGAGCTCACGCTTCCCTTCTACGTCTCTCCGGTAAACGAAGCTCGGGGCAACTTCACGCCGGCTCGTCACCAATTACGGGCAAACACTTGATCAGCTTGCATGATGGCGCATCAAGGAACTCCACCCCCTGCGCGCCCAACTCGGTCGAACGATTGAGCCGCCGTTCAACCCAGAGGCAGACGCTGACAGCTCGCGAATACCGGGCGGCCAGGCATGCGCCTAGGCGTGCGTTGCCGACAGCGACCGCAATTTCTGAGCATCCTGGCTAGGTGCGGCACCGAAGTACCTGCGGTATTCACGGCTGAACTGAGACGCGC is a genomic window containing:
- a CDS encoding AraC family transcriptional regulator; this encodes MTQALLDAVARYANAHADSDGIAVTPIPGLTLIRATRPSALQYAVSKPLVALVVQGQKRVTMGNDVFDFGAGDSLVVTADVPTISQITEASVGRPYFSLVLDLERALLTELSVEMRLAPVADAAPIRTEPTHAEVADAARRLLHLLERPASIPVLKMLLLREMHYWLLAGRHGSAIRRLGWPDSNIQRIAKAVAVLRSDFAQPLPVEKLAAVAGMSLSSFHQHFRQVTSLSPLQFQKQLRLIEARRQMVAEGASASTAAYAVGYESVPQFTREYRRMFGMPPVRDVSATRMSA
- a CDS encoding aldo/keto reductase → MDHKRMGTSGLKVSRLCLGCMTYGAADQGNHPWTLPEDQSRPFIRQALDLGITFFDTANVYSDGSSEEILGRALKDFVRREDVVLATKVNGATRRTDANATGLSRRAIMREIDASLIRLQTDYVDLYQIHRWDNDTPIEETMEALHDVVRSGKATYIGASSMSAWQFSKAQYVAKMNGWTPFVSMQNQLSLLYREEEREMLPLCADQGVGVIPWSPQGRGLLTRPWGQVTGRSGTDNVIPKVYGDTAEMDHGIVDAVQSVAQRHGVAMSQVALAWVLQNPVVTAPIIGASKPHHLDDAVAALALKLSTEDVAELEETYRPRAAVI
- a CDS encoding SDR family oxidoreductase translates to MSKIALVTGSSRGLGRNTALSIARRGGDVIVTYRSGAQEAAKVVDEIEVLGRKAVAIRLDVASVSSFAGFVEQLKAALSATWDRDTFDHLINNAGHGDMGMLAETTEAQFDALVDVHFKGVFFLTQALLPVLADGGRIVNISTGLTRVSYPGFSAYSAVKGAIETLTIYMAKELAVRGITANVVAPGAIETDFLGGAVRDTPDLNTAFAGMIALGRVGVPDDIGPMISSLLSEDNRWITGERIEVSGGQVI